In Paenibacillus durus, the DNA window AACGAATTTTAACGCGTGGGTATTTAGATTGCGAGGGCATGGGTCGGCTCCTCCGTTTCGACTGGCGGGAAAATGAATCCGATATCGGCGGCCTGTTCGCGGGTAACGCAGACGCTGCCCATGTAGGCGCGATCGGATACACCGGTAATACGACGGAAAGCGCGAGGATTGATAACCAGTTCTTGCTTTGTTTCAAAGAGAGAAACAACGAAGTGACCGTAAGGGCCGGGGCTATACACGACCTGCTCGGTGAACGCTTCGGGCGCGATCGGGGTAATGTCGACGACGTTAAAGCCGAGTTTCCGGAGTTGTGCGGGAGTGGCCGGGATTTCACCGGTCATTGAGCGGAGACTGACGTGCGGGAACGTGACGATGAACGTAGACCATGATACGAGTGCGCGCTGCTGGGCTCCTGCGCCTTCCAGCGTGAGAGATACGCGTCCCTTTTTGCCGGATCGAAGATAGCTAACGATTGTTTTCATGCTAAAACCTCCCGTTGTTATATGAATTTTTGCGGTAATCCGCGACGGTGACGTCGTGATTCACGACCCCATCGTTTCAACCCGCACCGCAGCGGGTCCAAGGCGCTAGGCGCTCATCAGGCGGTTTACTTTACGCTTAGTACGCAATATGCGTTCATCTTTTTCATACGCCATCCTCCTCCGCTAATTCCAACGTGTACATCGTAGTCAAGACGCTGGTTACGCTAATTTCGTGCGCAATCCATTCGTCCGCCTCCATTATGCGGCGGTGCTGCGCGGCTTCCTCTGCGCTGTCATATTCGTATACTACTGTCACAATACGTTTAGTCCGTTTCATTGGCGGTTTCCCCTTCCGTATTTAGCCCGCAGCTCCCGCATTCTCTCGCAGTTAAGCAGCTTGTACACGCGATTCCGGTACGCGTTAAGGCGGTAGCGGCGCCATCCCCATTCGTCATAGTTGCGGTCGGCCTCAAGGCGCGCGCCGTATTCGCCAAGTTTGCGTAGATAATAGTTCAAACGTTCGGATGCGGCTTTCTTGCGTGGCATTAACGTCACTCCTTTCCGCGACAGGGAAGCATTAGGCTTACATTGTTTAGACCGGTTTCCCTCTGGCTGTGGCGCGGCGATGAAGTGTATGAGAAGATTACGCTTTTCATCGTAAATCCAGCGAATGCACTTTTCGATTTCTTCAACCGTCATATCTGCGCTAAGCTGTCCGCAATGGTAGCCATTAACCGCTATCGCGTTTTCATCCTGCTCCAATATGCGGTTGATCGTTTCTCGGTCTTCTGGCGCGATGCCGTCATTTTCATCTAACCAAAGCGTTTCACTTTCCCATCTACGACCTATGCGCCAGAAAACTACATATCCGATTCCGTCGCGGATCGTATTCGCATCCCAACGAACCATTTCCCGCAATCTCGCCATAGTTCCCCTCCCGCGTATGCCCGCCGGCCAAGTTGTTACGTTGTTATAGGAATAATTCACGTACGAAGACCGCTGATAAGGTTGCGGCCGCTTTAAGACCGAGCCAAAGCGCGCCCTTGAGGGCGGCCCGGCGGTTACGGACGGCTACGCGTGAATATGCGCGGCTCGGGGACGGGGAGACTTCTATATTGGCTGCGATTATTGAGATTAGGTTAGTCATTTTTGAAACCTCCTATATAATTTTACGTATATTCGTATATCCGATGGCTTAATATTATACGTATATTCGTATATTGTCAACATCTGATTTACGATATTTTTCTCTTTGGGTATAATGGGTTTAGGGACGGTGAGCGTGGTGCGAAAAATTCGCGTTAAACTAGACGAGGTTCTTCAATCGAGGGGAATAACACAAACTGAATTGATGAAAATGTCCGGAGTGCGCCAAGCGTCAATAAGTGAGCTTACGAACAACATGCGCACAGGCATTAATCGGGAACATCTGGCGAAAATAGCCGATGCATTAGAAATTGACGACATATCCGAGTTGATTACGATCGAGAAAGAATAATACATAACCTGCCGCGCCCTCACCGTAGGAACGCGGCTTTTTAGCGTCTTTCCTCGCATACCCTACCTAATCATTCCGGACGGACACTGCAGGTTGACACACGCTGATTTCACGGCGAAATGACGGAGAAAATAGAAAGTAAATCCCCTTTAGTGAACATTGTTGAATATGGAGGTTAAAGAAATGTCCTACGACAAGGATAAATGGGAGAGAAGGTTACACAACAGAACTGACATGAGCTCATCACTTGTACATTTAACTAAGCGCAACGGTTCTCCGAGCAATGTCCATAATTTAGTTAAAATTCTTGAAGACCGTTGTATACGAGGAAGCGAAAAAAGCACAGGGTTTATTGTGGGCGACAGCCCTGCCGTGTGTTTTCAGGATGCGCCTCTTTCTGGGATTAGCCAGAATGTCTATCATGAAGGGGTGTATAGAAAAGAGTTAGGAGGAAAGCTTCGGTATTCCGCAAATGGCCTGTGTTTTTATAAGTTGTATATCTATAGACAAGGTGGCAGGCCTTGTTTTTATGAACAAAGCGAAGTTGCCAAAAAACTCCTCCCTCCGTCTGATTGGTGGAGGATAGTTGATTTCGATCTCTCGAATAGCAAGAAAATTACGGACTGGACTCACGAACGTGAATGGCGTGTTAAGGGGGATTTCAAGTTCGACCTTAGTGCTGTTACGGTAATCCTGGGACATAGAGAGCAATACAGGGAGTTTACGAAGATGGTTGACAAAAGCATATTAGAACAATTACAAGGCGTTGTAGTGTTATCCCAAGTTCTGTGACCTTAACTCTTGTGTAAGCCAGAAACATTCAAGTCGTTATCACTACTACGCATGAAGTGAGTACGTATTTAAAGCGAAAGCGGGGCGTTAATGTGGACGAGGAAAAACGTGCAATTAAAGACTACGAAGGAGTGTACGAGGTCACGCGGTCCGGCCGTATTATATCGGTTAAGCTCGGCCGCGCCCGTCATCGGAACGGTGATGAATACGGATATGCCAATGTTCACCTTTACAAAAACGGAGAAAGGACGTTACATAAGACGTATAAACTATGGGAAAGCGCCTTCCCTGACGTTGACGAGCGCGAGTACAAGGGCGAACGGTAAGCCGGTCTGCCTCCGAAGAAAAAGCCGGTCGGCTCCTCGCGGGGCTTTCCGGCCACTCTTTTACTCCCTATCACCGTTTTTTACAGCGGACTTACAACGTCGTTCATCAGAGAAAAGGCCGCATGCTGCTCTTTCAGCGCCCGGTCAGTAGGCATCGTATACCGCATTGTTGACCGCAGGTCTGTATGACCTAACATAGCGGCCAAACAACGCAGTGATCCGCCCTTGTCCATAAACATCGCAGCGGCCGTGTGCCTGAACTGATGTAAAAATACATTCGCGTCAATGCCGGCATTTTTCGCGTGTAGCTTAATGCGCTCTCTAAGCCGATCATCACGCAACGGCCTTCCCTTCTTTGTTAAAAATATATACTCTGATTCGAAATTTGCGTTCTCATGGATTAGAATCATTAAAAGCCTTAGTGTATAGCTCGATACAGGAACAGACCGCCCCTTACGCGTCTTAACGATGTCGGCCTCAAAATGGAGCACTCCTCGGTTAAAGTCCACGTTTGAAGCTTTAAGTGACAGCAACTCACCCGCTCGTGCAAAGCTGTCTATTAAAACATGCAGCGCTACATAGTCCCGGAAACCTGGGTATGTATCCTTATCTGGCGCTCTAAGAAGACGCTGCAGTTCTTCAACCGTAAGTATCCGTATCTCATTCTCCGTTTCGCGAGCCTTACCTACGCGCGCAGCCGGGTTATGAGGGATAACCCCGTCCTCGTGCAAAAATCTAAACATAGCTTTAATTGCTTTCATTTTCGTATTGACCGTCGTAGGGGATAAACCTTGAGTCATGTTTTTTTCGCTCTTGTGTTTGTGCCCGTCCCATTTTCGCTGTCCGTAAAGCATCCAACCCATGTAGTTGCGCAATAAGCTCGGCGTTACGGACGAGTACACCTTCTCTATTCCGCAGCTATCAAGATATCGGCAGAAATATCGGTAGTATTCCGTATACGACTCTATCGTCCGTTCGGATTTCCCCTCGGAGAGCTTCGCATAAATAAAGATTTCAAATAATTCGTCTAGACGCATATCCCCCGACCCAGCATTGCGCGCAAATTCGTAACTGTTGACCATTCCAAACAACCTTTCTGTGTAAAATTTCGGCCAACATTAGATTATATCTTGACTTGTAGGGGATTGTCAGGATCACACCTGTGTTTATTTTCGATTACTGAATAACGCAAAAAAGCGCCCGACCCCGTTAAAGGATCGAGCGCATGTTTGAACAAGCCGCTGATTTGCGGTATGATTTCGATAGCTAAACGACCGATAAATATGCGCTACTGTACGAGGCGAATACGGAAAGTTTAGCGGAGTCGCGCACCGATAGTTTATCGGAATCTCCGCTCAACGTACGGACAAGTTGACGGGAACAAACGTCCTATCTATCGTCCTCATTCCGCGTAACACCGGGCTTTCAAGACACCTTATGCTCGATCCGCAGCTTGTCTGCCACCATCGCGATAAATTCGCTATTGGTCGGTTTGGACTTACTGATATTGATCGTATAGCCGAACAGATGGCTGATGGAGTCGATGTTGCCCCGCGTCCAGGCTACCTCGATAGCGTGGCGGATCGCCCGCTCTACGCGTGACGGCGTTGTCTTGAATTTTTCGGCGATGGCTGGATAGAGTGTCTTTGTGATGGCACCAAGAATTTCAATATTGTTGTATACCATCGTAATGGCCTCACGCAAATACTGATATCCTTTAATATGCGCAGGAACACCGATTTCATGTATGATCGAAGTGATATTGGCATCCAAATTTTTACCTTTGGACAGCGGAACGACATTGGATTTGACCGACGAGAAGATTTGAGAACCGGAAGGAGAACTGGCCGTGACATTGCCGCTCTGGGTTCCAACAAGCTGACGTACACGATTCGCGAGCACTTCCATATCAAACGGTTTCAGGATGTAGTACGACGCTCCGAGCTGCACCGCTCTTTGTGTGATATTTTCCTGACCGAAGGCCGTCAGCATAATGATCTTTGGCTGGGGATTCAAATCCAGCTCCCGCAGGCGTTCGAGTACACCCAGTCCGTCAAGATGCGGCATAATGATATCAAGGATAAGAACGTCGGGGATCTTGCGGGCTTGACTTAATAATTGAACTACTTCTTCACCATTGTACGCAATTCCAGTTACAGTCATGTCTTCCTGTTCGGAAATATACTCAGCAAGCAAATTAGTGAATTCCCGATTATCATCAGCCAATAACACTTCAATATTTTGCACTGGTTGTTTCCTCCTTATGAATATCTGCTTTTATCAAACAGCATTTTATCTTCTCTGCATAATGATTTCGACATGTGGAATGAATTTCCTTCTGTCGAAAATTATTTTTCTTTATTTTTTTTTAGCCATGATTTATAATTAATATTTTTATTACACCATTCGATTATCTTCATGAACGTTCGACAAAAAAATCTTAAGGCTAAACCGCCTTAAGATTTGGTTGAAAACTATGCTGCTGTGCCGCCCCCGAATCTTTGAGCATCCATTCGATGAAACAACCGTAACCGGATTTAGGATCATTGACGAAGACATGTGTCACTGCACCGACCAGCTTGCCTTGCTGAAGAATAGGGCTGCCGCTCATGCCCTGCACAATGCCTCCGGTCTTATCGATCAGTCTGGAATCGGTGATCCGCACGACCATTCCTTTAGTAGCCGGCTCCTGTTGGCGGGATACATGGATAATTTCAACGTTGAACCGCTCGACCCGCTGGCCTTCGACTACGGTAAGAATTTGCGCGGGACCTTCCTTGACTTCGCTGCTCATAGCCACAGGAATGGGTTCACGGTACAGGCTATGATCCGGATTACGCCCCATTTTGCCGAAAATCCCGAAATCGGTGTTGCTTTCAACGTTGCCGAGCACTTGACCTTCCTTCATGAAAACTGCACGTTTCTCTCCAGGGTCGCCGTTATGGCTTTTGGAGATAGAGGTTACGTTCGATTCCACGATATGACCACTCCCGACGACAATAGGAGTACCGGTGTTCATATCGGTAATAACATGACCCAACGCTCCGTAAACACCCTCGTGTGGGGCATAAAAAGTCAGTGTTCCGACGCCTGCGGCGGAATCCCTGATATACAAGCCGAGCCGCCATACCTTGTCATTTCGATCATAAGCCGGTTTGAGTCTGGCTGTTCGTTCCTTACCTTCACGAATATAACGGATGTTGAGTTCGCTGCCGGTATTTCCTGCCCTCTTTACCAGATCCGACACCCTGCTTATCTCGTTCAGCTTGACGCCATCAATGGATACCATAAGATCGCCCGGCAGCAGTCCGCTCGTCTCGCCCGGTGATATTTTAGTTTGCCCCGACACGTCGACAAGATGATGTCCCACAACCAGCACGCCTGCCGACTTCACCTTAACGCCGATTGTCTGCCCGCCGGGATATACCCTAATGTCGTGCTCTGCTCCGTTCTGGGCCGCTGCGTGTCCGTGATTTATTTCGGCATTCGAGGCATAGCCGGAACCCGGAACGGTCAAACCTGAAACACTAAGAAAGAAGGCAAATAAAAGACCTGGCATTAACTTCCTGAGGTTGGGCTTCAAAGGCTGTCACGCTCCCTTTTGCTTCTTTCGCTTGACGAAAAAAGTGGTCGCCAATTGCGTACCTATAAGATAACCCTGCCCCCAGGCTTTTATTACTGTCAATACTTAACCGCTTGGGCTTCCCCAGCCTTGCTGGCCTCCGCCAGATTAAGCATTTCCTGCGCATGATGCAGCGTTTTTTCAGTAATCTCCACACCGCCCAGCATTCTGGCCAGCTCCTTAACCCGTCCATCTTCGGACAGGGCCTCCACCTCGGTCATTGTACGGCCTTCCTGCACCTTTTTACGGATAAGATACTGATGGTCCGCCATGCAGGCCACCTGCGGCAGGTGAGTTATGGAGAAGACCTGGCATGTTGAGGACAGCC includes these proteins:
- a CDS encoding tyrosine-type recombinase/integrase, with the protein product MVNSYEFARNAGSGDMRLDELFEIFIYAKLSEGKSERTIESYTEYYRYFCRYLDSCGIEKVYSSVTPSLLRNYMGWMLYGQRKWDGHKHKSEKNMTQGLSPTTVNTKMKAIKAMFRFLHEDGVIPHNPAARVGKARETENEIRILTVEELQRLLRAPDKDTYPGFRDYVALHVLIDSFARAGELLSLKASNVDFNRGVLHFEADIVKTRKGRSVPVSSYTLRLLMILIHENANFESEYIFLTKKGRPLRDDRLRERIKLHAKNAGIDANVFLHQFRHTAAAMFMDKGGSLRCLAAMLGHTDLRSTMRYTMPTDRALKEQHAAFSLMNDVVSPL
- a CDS encoding NUMOD4 domain-containing protein, which produces MDEEKRAIKDYEGVYEVTRSGRIISVKLGRARHRNGDEYGYANVHLYKNGERTLHKTYKLWESAFPDVDEREYKGER
- the spo0A gene encoding sporulation transcription factor Spo0A — translated: MQNIEVLLADDNREFTNLLAEYISEQEDMTVTGIAYNGEEVVQLLSQARKIPDVLILDIIMPHLDGLGVLERLRELDLNPQPKIIMLTAFGQENITQRAVQLGASYYILKPFDMEVLANRVRQLVGTQSGNVTASSPSGSQIFSSVKSNVVPLSKGKNLDANITSIIHEIGVPAHIKGYQYLREAITMVYNNIEILGAITKTLYPAIAEKFKTTPSRVERAIRHAIEVAWTRGNIDSISHLFGYTINISKSKPTNSEFIAMVADKLRIEHKVS
- the spoIVB gene encoding SpoIVB peptidase, whose amino-acid sequence is MKPNLRKLMPGLLFAFFLSVSGLTVPGSGYASNAEINHGHAAAQNGAEHDIRVYPGGQTIGVKVKSAGVLVVGHHLVDVSGQTKISPGETSGLLPGDLMVSIDGVKLNEISRVSDLVKRAGNTGSELNIRYIREGKERTARLKPAYDRNDKVWRLGLYIRDSAAGVGTLTFYAPHEGVYGALGHVITDMNTGTPIVVGSGHIVESNVTSISKSHNGDPGEKRAVFMKEGQVLGNVESNTDFGIFGKMGRNPDHSLYREPIPVAMSSEVKEGPAQILTVVEGQRVERFNVEIIHVSRQQEPATKGMVVRITDSRLIDKTGGIVQGMSGSPILQQGKLVGAVTHVFVNDPKSGYGCFIEWMLKDSGAAQQHSFQPNLKAV
- a CDS encoding helix-turn-helix domain-containing protein; its protein translation is MGLGTVSVVRKIRVKLDEVLQSRGITQTELMKMSGVRQASISELTNNMRTGINREHLAKIADALEIDDISELITIEKE